The Natronoglycomyces albus genome has a segment encoding these proteins:
- the glmM gene encoding phosphoglucosamine mutase produces the protein MSRLFGTDGVRGRANADLTPELAMALSAAAVAVLAQAGGPRPRVVVGRDPRASGEMLEAAVCAGLAGAGADVTVLGVVPTPAVAHLTKASGASFGVMISASHNPMPDNGIKFFAAGGRKLPDAVEDAIEAVIGADPTRAQGSDVGRILTDHSGTEQYVSHLVAATNTRLEGLKVVVDTANGAAWEAAPEALRRAGAEVIAIHHEPDGLNINDNCGSTHMESLRQSVLATGADAGIGLDGDADRCLAVDAQGNFVDGDAIMVILALAMQEAGVLHRSTLVTTVMSNLGLHRAMRKAGISVETTSVGDRYVLERLVSGEFSLGGEQSGHLVLPAHATTGDGTLTALLLLARMAQTKQPLGELASAFIAAPQVLINVKVADKTIISSPSVRAAVTEWEDKLGSEGRVLLRPSGTEPLVRVMVEATEADRAQEIATDLVSVVEKAAHGPA, from the coding sequence ATGTCGCGACTGTTTGGAACCGATGGAGTACGCGGGAGAGCTAACGCCGACCTCACTCCCGAACTGGCCATGGCACTGTCGGCCGCCGCCGTCGCCGTCCTCGCCCAAGCTGGCGGACCACGCCCGCGCGTGGTCGTCGGCCGTGACCCCCGAGCCAGCGGCGAGATGCTAGAGGCCGCAGTCTGTGCGGGCCTAGCGGGAGCGGGTGCGGATGTCACCGTGCTCGGCGTCGTCCCCACCCCGGCCGTCGCACACTTGACCAAAGCCTCCGGCGCGAGCTTCGGCGTCATGATCTCCGCCAGCCACAACCCGATGCCCGACAACGGCATCAAGTTCTTCGCCGCCGGGGGCCGCAAACTCCCCGACGCGGTCGAGGACGCCATCGAAGCGGTCATCGGTGCCGACCCCACCCGCGCCCAAGGGTCCGATGTCGGCCGTATCCTCACCGACCACTCCGGCACAGAACAGTACGTGTCCCACCTGGTCGCGGCGACGAACACTCGCCTGGAGGGCCTGAAGGTCGTCGTAGACACCGCCAATGGGGCAGCCTGGGAAGCCGCGCCCGAAGCACTACGCCGCGCCGGAGCCGAGGTCATAGCGATTCACCATGAGCCCGACGGCCTCAACATCAACGACAACTGCGGCTCAACCCATATGGAGAGCCTGCGCCAGAGTGTCCTGGCCACCGGTGCTGACGCCGGGATCGGCCTCGACGGCGATGCCGACCGCTGCCTAGCCGTAGACGCGCAAGGCAACTTCGTCGACGGCGACGCGATCATGGTGATCCTCGCGCTGGCCATGCAGGAAGCGGGCGTGTTGCACCGTTCGACCTTGGTCACGACCGTCATGAGCAACCTCGGGCTGCACCGGGCCATGCGCAAGGCCGGCATCAGCGTCGAGACCACCTCCGTGGGCGATCGCTATGTACTGGAACGACTCGTCTCCGGAGAATTCTCCCTAGGCGGGGAACAGAGCGGGCACCTCGTCCTACCCGCCCACGCCACTACCGGCGATGGCACATTGACCGCGTTGCTGCTGTTGGCACGCATGGCGCAAACCAAGCAACCGCTGGGCGAACTCGCCTCCGCCTTCATCGCCGCCCCCCAAGTCTTGATCAATGTCAAGGTGGCCGATAAAACCATCATCTCCTCCCCGTCGGTGCGCGCTGCGGTCACCGAATGGGAGGACAAGCTCGGCTCAGAGGGCCGGGTACTGCTACGTCCCTCCGGAACCGAACCGCTCGTGCGAGTGATGGTGGAGGCCACCGAAGCTGACCGGGCCCAAGAGATCGCCACCGACTTGGTGTCGGTCGTGGAGAAGGCCGCGCACGGGCCCGCATAG
- a CDS encoding LemA family protein — MDTTIVVLVLLLGVLLILGLVFLGSHNRLVRLRNLAQESWAQIDVELQRRYDLLENMMHVVQQAAGAENATLVQVAQARAAAVQARSNPQVGHGGQGAAEGQLSGAIRGMIMMQEQYPQLKSNQNFLQAQKEIVETENRIAAPRRFYNANVREYNTALQVFPGNIASKFGNFHPEEYFELEDQQARSAPKLNNTPSPNFMQQAPAPASPAPGQVPGYQPPQLGQQSAPYQQYPGQPQPGQPQPGYGQHPGQSAPSGLPPAAGQPQQPPQGGAPGMGMMGHVHAHPQDSNANPQQAGYPGGPSQPSGYGQPQGYSQPPQGQPQQPPQGYSQPPQGYSQPPAGYQPPNGYSQPGDSQQ, encoded by the coding sequence ATGGATACCACGATAGTTGTTCTTGTTCTCTTGCTCGGAGTCTTGCTGATCCTGGGGCTTGTGTTCCTGGGTTCGCATAACCGACTGGTGCGACTTCGCAACTTGGCTCAAGAATCCTGGGCGCAGATCGATGTGGAGCTTCAGCGTCGCTATGACTTGCTGGAAAACATGATGCACGTTGTGCAGCAGGCCGCCGGAGCCGAGAATGCGACCCTCGTCCAAGTCGCGCAGGCCCGCGCGGCCGCGGTGCAGGCGCGCAGCAACCCGCAGGTTGGACATGGGGGACAGGGCGCCGCTGAGGGACAACTCTCGGGCGCTATTCGTGGCATGATCATGATGCAGGAGCAATACCCGCAACTGAAGAGCAATCAGAACTTTCTGCAGGCGCAGAAGGAGATTGTGGAGACGGAGAACCGTATCGCCGCTCCGCGCCGTTTCTACAATGCCAATGTGCGTGAGTACAACACTGCGCTTCAGGTCTTTCCGGGCAACATCGCTTCCAAGTTTGGCAATTTCCACCCTGAGGAATACTTTGAGCTGGAAGATCAGCAGGCTCGCTCGGCTCCAAAGCTGAACAACACTCCCTCACCGAACTTCATGCAGCAGGCCCCCGCGCCTGCCTCGCCTGCCCCCGGCCAGGTGCCCGGATATCAGCCGCCGCAGCTGGGGCAGCAAAGCGCCCCGTACCAGCAGTACCCTGGGCAACCCCAGCCTGGCCAACCCCAGCCCGGTTACGGCCAGCACCCCGGTCAGAGTGCTCCCAGTGGGCTCCCGCCTGCCGCCGGGCAGCCGCAACAGCCGCCACAAGGAGGCGCGCCGGGTATGGGGATGATGGGACACGTGCACGCCCACCCGCAAGATTCAAACGCCAACCCGCAACAGGCGGGATACCCGGGTGGCCCTTCCCAGCCGTCTGGTTACGGACAGCCGCAGGGCTATTCGCAACCCCCGCAGGGACAACCGCAACAGCCGCCGCAGGGCTATTCGCAACCCCCGCAGGGCTATTCACAGCCCCCCGCCGGTTACCAACCCCCGAACGGTTACAGCCAACCGGGCGATTCACAGCAGTAA